In Spodoptera frugiperda isolate SF20-4 chromosome 12, AGI-APGP_CSIRO_Sfru_2.0, whole genome shotgun sequence, a single window of DNA contains:
- the LOC118262240 gene encoding uncharacterized protein LOC118262240 isoform X3, giving the protein MAAEPVITSVCDMIDMAIGTPELGVVDFGMLQTVLHVLAQQLGVLAKNVELRGVAGIIPVGKPTDNVQTVAVSEFVVDTGVPGGYELATSPPGPDKDTVLVVERKRKSDHVLPMGQGQIGGGPTARTAKGGGGGGHPAPHPPQTPRSGHPSAPEQQGTGAPSQGAFGGSPSQQGGGAQQGPGRPGGQQGGPAPPPGAGKQAMPGAGPGPESISLVTLSKFNVLENTVEEMKNRVYGTTPKNEEILQEVRSQGNLKAITDMWTNMNVASRLDACEVGIGKLSSLVEDLIGETTELHKAAGTSPSPRMAQAAREGAQTGQFPGAAPGYGPPGAAPGYGPPGSQQGYGPPGSQQAQGGQPPQGYGPPPGQGGQPGQGYGPPGGQGQAYGPGQGGQQGQGYGPPGGQGQAYGPGQGGQQGQGYGPPGGQGQAYGPAQGGQQGQGYGPPGGQGQAYGPPGQPGQGGPLPGQGYGPDGGQGYGPPGGQQGQSGQMYGPPGEHPDVYYGTPGAQPGEYYGPPGAQSEQFYGQPNAQSQYYGQGGYGPPGGQQDQFYGPPSGQASSYGPPGGQAAPGYGPPGTPPAQGGRPGQAGQPAQQTKGGPPAKAGQQQQVHGKPAGPPGQGYGPPPGGPQGQAGPGYTSGVVLAHAQQSIGGIPNVAPGYSPLLDISTIATKDEVRQLLRHVQKIRNDLDVLTESFYAAMKEMNENFNPPADLPAPSTIASSSVGSEASQAGPFAPIGEPPASQYQPLMLIPGYIDPPQIPQIGPEILGRINQLERELRKCCDTIHKSDGVVNDQLTSFQDQLEYMSRQLAGVSGDLGAGKISPELLKDLQGLMQLFQTVQDMQNQLQQVHETAISLAAEKEDRQNHIDALLEQIELLKAIKLDREDMVEALADKADLRMLARKVSHDQFETACDDLSKGLEHALGKLNVQEALWQQALDDIQREIETKLDKMELSPVKEFFNNKLKQLQENLKQMAALRREAEAAGTKKRLLRDVNCISCDAKAVMHMEAPTPLPPKPLPATLSMKPYLSYELDAIRKAQASNLPQRNMHDWENLEKHTMPRLPHKVRSETDKHLCNRYCGGSHTVTTPAQRVARLGHFIKQWGPEVLPLSSGLAAGDDGRLYKISTTEGANVGPGGAVEGSSIPKSPIKKPETPKGPKPPAFTAECRCLDPSERPPRS; this is encoded by the exons ATGGCgg CGGAACCCGTAATTACCAGCGTATGTGACATGATCGACATGGCCATCGGTACACCGGAG CTGGGTGTAGTGGACTTCGGAATGCTTCAAACTGTGCTGCACGTCCTCGCGCAACAACTGGGAGTTTTGGCGAAAAATGTGGAGCTGAGAGGCGTTGCAGGTATAATACCTGTTGGAAAACCTACTGACAACGTCCAGActgtggctgtcagcgagtttGTCGTCGACACAGGG gttCCAGGAGGTTATGAACTAG CTACTTCCCCTCCTGGTCCTGACAAAGACACCGTACTAGTTG TTGAACGTAAGCGAAAGTCTGATCACGTTTTACCAA TGGGACAAGGACAAATCGGCGGAGGACCAACCGCTAGGACTGCTAaaggtggtggtggtggtggtcaTCCCGCTCCTCACCCACCCCAAACCCCACGATCGGGCCATCCGAGTGCCCCGGAGCAACAAGGCACTGGGGCTCCGTCACAAGGTGCCTTCGGCGGTTCTCCTTCTCAACAAGGTGGTGGCGCTCAGCAAGGTCCTGGTAGACCTGGTGGCCAACAGGGTGGACCAGCCCCGCCTCCTGGTGCGGGTAAACAAGCCATGCCAGGAGCTGGTCCAGGCCCAGAAAGCATCTCTCTCGTTACTCTTAGCAAGTTTAACGTATTAGAAAATACAGTCGAAGAGATGAAGAACCGCGTATACGGCACCACACCTAAAAATGAAGAAATACTGCAAGAAGTCAG GTCCCAAGGCAATCTGAAGGCTATTACAGATATGTGGACCAACATGAATGTTGCGTCTAGGTTGGATGCATGTGAAGTAGGCATCGGTAAACTTAGTTCGCTTGTAGAAGATCTCATAGGGGAGACTACTGAACTTCACAAAGCTGCTGGCACTAGTCC gagtCCCCGAATGGCTCAAGCAGCCAGGGAAGGTGCGCAAACTGGCCAATTTCCTGGAGCTGCACCCGGCTACGGCCCACCTGGAGCTGCACCTGGCTACGGTCCACCTGGATCACAACAAGGATATGGGCCACCTGGGTCGCAACAAGCCCAAGGGGGACAGCCACCTCAAGGATATGGACCCCCACCAGGTCAAGGAGGACAGCCAGGTCAAGGATACGGGCCACCTGGTGGCCAAGGCCAGGCATATGGACCAGGTCAAGGAGGACAGCAAGGTCAAGGATACGGGCCACCTGGTGGCCAAGGCCAGGCATATGGACCAGGTCAAGGAGGACAGCAAGGTCAAGGATACGGGCCACCTGGTGGCCAAGGCCAGGCATATGGACCAGCTCAAGGAGGACAGCAAGGTCAAGGATACGGGCCACCTGGTGGCCAAGGTCAAGCATATGGGCCACCAGGACAGCCGGGTCAAGGCGGTCCACTGCCTGGCCAAGGATATGGTCCAGACGGAGGCCAGGGCTATGGCCCACCTGGAGGTCAACAAGGACAATCCGGCCAAATGTATGGCCCACCTGGAGAACACCCAGATGTGTATTACGGTACACCTGGAGCACAACCAGGCGAGTATTATGGACCACCCGGCGCTCAGTCAGAACAATTTTACGGTCAGCCTAATGCACAGAGCCAATACTACGGCCAGGGTGGATATGGGCCACCTGGGGGTCAACAAGATCAATTTTACGGCCCACCTAGTGGTCAGGCTTCATCATATGGACCACCTGGTGGTCAAGCTGCTCCAGGATATGGCCCACCAGGAACACCTCCGGCTCAAGGAGGCAGACCTGGCCAAGCAGGACAGCCAGCTCAACAAACTAAAGGAGGACCGCCAGCTAAAGCAGGACAACAACAACAAGTTCACGGTAAACCGGCAGGTCCACCAGGACAAGGCTATGGTCCGCCTCCTGGTGGGCCTCAAGGCCAGGCCGGTCCTGGATATACAAGTGGTGTAGTCCTTGCTCATGCACAACAATCCATTGGCGGCATTCCTAACGTGGCACCTGGCTATTCGCCTTTGTTAGATATATCTACTATAGCAACAAAAGATGAGGTCCGACAACTTCTGCGACACGTACAGAAAATACGAAACGATCTTGATGTACTCACTGAAAGTTTCTATGCGGCCATGAAGGAAATGAACGAAAACTTTA ACCCACCTGCTGATTTGCCTGCGCCCTCAACGATAGCAAGTAGCTCAGTCGGCAGCGAGGCATCTCAAGCCGGGCCATTCGCTCCTATTGGAGAACCACCAG cgTCACAATATCAGCCTCTCATGCTGATTCCGGGATACATAGATCCTCCTCAAATTCCCCAAATTGGGCCTGAAATACTAGGACGAATTAACCAATTGGAAAGAGAGTTGAGAAAATGCTGCGACACCATTCACAAATCAGACGGAGTGGTTAATGACCAG CTTACTTCTTTCCAAGATCAGCTGGAATACATGTCGAGACAACTCGCGGGCGTGTCCGGTGACTTGGGCGCAGGGAAGATATCACCAGAACTCCTTAAGGATCTGCAAg GTTTGATGCAGCTGTTCCAGACGGTACAAGACATGCAGAACCAACTGCAACAAGTCCACGAGACAGCGATTAGTCTCGCCGCTGAAAAGGAGGACAGGCAGAACCATATTGAT GCTCTGTTAGAACAAATCGAGCTGCTGAAGGCCATAAAATTGGATCGAGAGGATATGGTTGAAGCTTTGGCCGACAAAGCGGATCTACGCATGTTAGCACGGAAGGTGTCTCACGATCAATTCGAGACGGCCTGCGATGACCTCTCCAAGGGATTGGAGCATGCTCTCGGAAAACTTAACGTGCAG GAAGCATTATGGCAACAAGCGCTGGACGACATCCAGCGAGAGATTGAGACGAAACTGGACAAGATGGAGCTGTCTCCGGTGAAGGAGTTCTTCAATAACAAACTGAAGCAGCTACAAGAAAACTTGAAACAAATGGCAGCACTGCGACGCGAAGCTGAGGCTGCGGGCACCAAGAAGAGACTACTGAG AGATGTGAACTGCATATCATGTGACGCGAAGGCTGTGATGCATATGGAAGCGCCCACTCCACTTCCACCTAAACCACTGCCAGCCACTTTGTCTATGAAACCATACCTCAGTTATgaattag ATGCCATCCGTAAGGCTCAAGCGAGCAATTTGCCACAACGCAATATGCACGACTGGGAAAACTTAGAGAAACACACGATGCCCAGACTACCGCATAAAGTCAG ATCAGAAACAGACAAGCATTTATGCAACCGATACTGTGGCGGGTCGCACACTGTCACCACTCCTGCGCAGCGCGTCGCCAGACTCGGCCACTTTATAAAGCAATGGGGCCCTGAGGTGCTTCCACTCTCTTCTGGATTAGCAGCTGGTGATGATGGCAGA CTTTATAAAATCAGCACCACAGAGGGCGCTAACGTTGGTCCAG GTGGTGCAGTAGAAGGCTCATCGATACCGAAGTCCCCAATAAAGAAACCAGAGACTCCGAAAGGGCCGAAGCCACCAGCTTTCACTGCA GAATGTCGCTGTCTGGATCCGTcag AACGCCCACCAAGGAGCTGA